The genomic stretch GATGGCGATCCCGCAGCAGAACATCAAGCGCCTGCTCGCCTACTCGGGCGTGGCCCACATCGGCTACATGCTGGTGGGCTTCGCGGCCGTCTCCGCCAACGGCGTGGCGATGATGCTCTTCTACCTGGTCGCGTACCTGTTCGGGAACATGGGCGCGTTCCTGGTGGTGGAGGCGGTGGCGCAGGCCGAGGGCTCCGAGGGCATCGCGGCGTACCGCGGCCTCGCCCAGCGCTCGCCCATCCTGGCGCTGAGCATGCTGCTGTTCCTGCTCTCGCTCGGCGGCATCCCGTTCGTGGCCGGCTTCTGGGCCAAGCTCTACGTCTTCTGGGCCGCGGCGGAGCAGGGCCTCTACTGGCTGGTGCTGCTGGGCGCGGTCCTGACGGTCGTCGCGCTCTTCTACTACCTGCTGGTGGCCAAGCGCATGTACATCGACGCCCCCGACCGCCGCGATCCCATCCCGGTCGCGCCGCTCCTGTCCTTCTGCATCTTCGTGTGCGTGCTCGGCGTCGTGCTCGCCGGCATCTACCCCAGGCCCCTGGTCATCGCGGCCCTCCGCGCCGCCTCCCCGCTCTTCTAGCGTTGGCGACCCTCTCCCCCCCGGCGGAGAGGGCAGGGTGAGGGAGCGGTGGATCGGCATCACCGCGAATTTGTTGGGCTATACTACGGGGGCCATGCCGGCCCTACCGGTCGGGAAGCTCCCACCGCAGCTGCTCGGTCGCCTCCTCGGCGCGCACGCGCCGGCGGATTCGCGCGTGATCGTCGGACCGCGCCTGGGCGAGGATGCCGCGGTGCTCGACATGGGCGATCGCTACCTGGTGGCCACCACCGATCCCATCACCTTCGCCACCGACGAGGCCGGCTGGTACGCGCTGCACGTCAACGCCAACGATCTGGCCGTGCGGGGCGCGTGCCCGCTCTGGTTCCTGGCCACCGTGCTGCTGCCCGAGGGCGCGGCCACCGAGGCTGCGGTCGAGCGGCTCTTCGCCGACATCGGGGAGGCGTGCGCGGAGCTCGGCGTGTCGCTCATCGGCGGTCACACCGAGGTGACGGCCGGCCTGCCGCGCCCGATCGTCTCCGGCTGCATGCTGGGTGAGGTGGCGAAGGACCGCCTGGTCACCACGGGAGGGGCGCGGCCCGGCGACACGCTGCTGCTCACCAAGGGCGTGCCGCTCGAGGGCACGGCGATCATCGCGCGCGAGCGGGCCGCCGAGGCGGAGCGGCGGGGGGTCGCCGCCGACGTCGTGAAGCGTGCGCGTGACCTGCTGCGGCGGCCCGGCATCAGCGTGGTGCCCGAGGCGCGCGCAGCCTGCGCGGCCGCGCGGGTCCACGCCATGCACGACCCGACCGAGGGTGGCGTGGCCACCGCGTGCTGGGAGCTGGCGCAGGCCGCCGACGTGGGCGTGCGCGTCGATCGCGAGCGCATCCCGGTATTGCGCGAAGGCCGCGCGCTCTGCGAGGCGTTCGGGCTCGATCCGCTCGGCACCATCGCGTCGGGCTCGCTGCTGCTCGCGGTGGCCGCGTCCGATGCCGAGCGCGTGGCCGAGGCCTGCCGCAGCGTCGGCGTCGACTGCACGGCCATCGGGCGTGTGACCGAGGCCTCGCAGGGCGTGAGCCTCACGTCCGGCGGCCACCCGCGCCCGATGCCCACATTCCCCCAGGACGAGATCACTCGCCTCTTCGCGGAGAGCTAAGATGCCCCAGATCGGCTACGCGCACCGCCAGGCCCCGATGGGCCGTCGCGGCATGGTCGCCTCGTGTCACCCGCTGGCCTCGCTGGCCGGGGTAGAGGTGCTGAAGTCGGGCGGCAACGTGGTGGACGCCGCCATCGCCACCAACGCGGTGCTCGCGGTCACCCAGCCGAACTTCTGCGGCGTGGGCGGTGACATCTTCTGCCTCTACCACGAGGCGGCCACCCGGCGCGTGCACTACCTGAGCGGCGCGGGATGCTCGGGCTCGCGCGCGAGCCTCGACGAGCTGAACCGGCGCGGGCTGAAGGCGGTGCCCAACATCGGCCCCGGCTCCGTCTCGGTGCCCGGGGCGACCCGCGGCTGGCGCATGCTGCTCGACCGCTTCGGCACGCGGCCGCTCGCCAGCCTGCTCGAGCCGGCCATTCACTACGCGGGAGAGGGGTTCCCGCTGTCGGACGTGGTCGCGCAGGCCATTCGCGAGAAGGCGCCGATGGTGGACGATCCGGAGTGGCATCGCGTGATCGCCCTCGACGGCCGCTTCCCGAAGACGGGCGACTGCTATCGGCAGCCCGATCTGGCGCGCACGCTGACCGAGCTGGGGCAGGAGCCGGAGCTGTTCTACAAGGGACGCGTCGCGCGCTCGATCGCCCAGCGGATGCAGGCCGAGGGCTTTCTCACCGCAGATGATCTGGCCACCCACGAGGGCGCGTGGGGCGAGCCGATCTCCTCGACCTATCGCGGCTACACCATCTACGAGACGCCGCCGCCCACGCAGGGCCTGGCCGCGCTGCTCACCCTGAATCTGCTGGAGGCCTTCGACCTCGGCCGCTACGAGTTCCACTCGCCCGAGCACCTGCACCTGCTGATCGAGATGACCAAGCTGGCCTACGCCGATCGCGACCGCTGGGTGGCCGATCCGTTGCACGAGCGCGTGCCGGTCGAGACGCTCATCGGCAAGGCGTACGCGGAGCGGCGCCGTCTGGCCTTCGATCCCGGGAAGGCGCAGTGGCACAAGTGGGGCGAGATCGACGGCGACACCACCGGCTTCGTGGTGGCGGACGGGCAGGGCAACGTGATGAGCGTCATCCAGAGCCTCTACAAGTCCTTCGGCTCGGCGGTGGTGGCGCCCGGCACCGGGGTGGTGCTGCAGAACCGCGGGGCCTACTTCAATACCGATCCGGGGCATCCGAACTGCTTCGGACCCGGCAAGCGCCCCTTCCACACCCTGATCGCGTGCATGGTCACGCGGGGCGATCAGCCGGTGCTCGGCTACTCGAACATGGGCGGCGACGGCCAGGCCATGTTCCACACCCAGTCGCTCACCAACGCGCTCGACTTCGGCATGGAGATCCAGGAGGCCATCGAGCGGCCGCGCTTCGTCGCCGGGCCCATCGATCCGGGTGACGTCGTCGACCAGGTGCGCATCGAGAGCCGCGTGCCCGAAGCAGTTCGCGACGCGCTGACCCGGAAGGGCCACCAGATCACGCCGGTGTCGGACTGGTTCATGCGCATGGGCCACGCCCACGGGATCACGCTCGACCACGGGACGCTGCGCGGCGGGGCCGATCCCCGGGGCGACGGCGCGGCGATCGGCTTCTGATGCGCTCGATTCTCGCGCTGGTCGTCTTTCTCGCGCTGCCGATCGCGTGGCCCCCGTCGGCGCCGGCCGAGGAGTGGGGCGGCATCGAGCCCGGGGTGACCATCGCCGACGCCGTGCGCGCCCGATACGGAGCGCCCACCAAGGAATCCCGGTCGAAGGTCGAGGGCTACGATACGTCGCAGTGGGTCTACGAGGGGGCGCAGGCGCCGGGCGGTATCCAGCGGATGACGATCGAGTACGGGCTGCTCACCCCGCAGGGCTACAAGCCGACGGTGGTCCGGGTCGTCCGCCTCGAGCCCAAGTCCATGGTCTTCGGCAAGAACACGATCGTGCAGGGGTTCGGGGTCCCCGACAACGTGGTCAGCCAGAACGACCAGGAAACCTACTTCTACAAGTCGGGGCTCATCGTGACCTTCAACAAGGAGGACACGGAGGCGGTCATCCTCAATTTCATGCCGCCTCAACCCGACCGGCCGCCTGCGTCAGCCGCGCCGAAGCGCTAGCCTGGCCCGCCCGGACCGCGATGATCGATCAGTTGATGGCGCTGGATCCGGGCGGCCGGGGCATCGCCGCGTTCTTCGTGCGCGGAGGCGCCACCGCGGCGGCCCAGGCGCTGCGGAAGAGCCGCCGCGTGCTGCTCACCACCGGCTTCGCGGTCGGCCCGGGACTGCCCGAGACGGACGGTCCGCCGGGTACCGCGTGCCTCGGACGCGCGCTGCGCACGCTCGGCGCGCAGGTGGGCTACATCACCGACGCGGTCGCGGTCCCGCCGCTGCAGGCGGCGTTGAAGGTGCTGGGCGAGCCGGCGACGGTCGAGACCTTTCACGTGCCGCACCGCCAAGGCCCCGGCGCGGCGCGCGAGATCGCGCGGCGGCTCCTCGCCGAGCAGAAGCCCACGCACCTGGTGGCGATCGAGCGGCCCGGCCGCGCCCGTGACGGACACTACCGCAGCGCCCGCGGCCGCTCGCTGACGGAGTGGAACGGCCCGCTCGACGAATTGTTCCTGGCCGCGCCCCGCCGGGTGGTCACGATCGGAGTCGGGGACGGGGGCAACGAGGTCGGCATGGGCGCGGTCCGCAGTCGCGTCGCGCGCGCCGGCGGCGTCTTCCCGCAGATCGCCTCGGTCGTCCCGGTGAAGCATCTGGTGGTCGCCGGCGTGTCCAACTGGGGCGCCTACGGCATCGTGGCCGAGCTGGCCCGCCTGGCCGGCCGTCCGCTACTGCACACCGGCGAGGAGGAGCAGGCGATGGTCCAGGCGTGCGTGGACGCGGGCGCGGTCGACGGCCTCACCCTTCGCCCCGAGCCCACGGTCGACGGCTTGCCTTTGCCCGCCCATGTCGGCATGCTTGAGCTGCTGCGAGTGCTGGAATCACCTCGTCATACCGGAGGCCCGAGCAAATGAGCGCTGCCCAGTCCGTGATCGAGACCTACAAGGCCATGCATCCCCGGTCGTCCGCGCTCTACGAGCGCGCGCGGGCCATCATCCCGGGCGGGGTCACCCACGACGGCCGGCACATGAAGCCGTTTCCGGTGTACGTCGACCGGGCGCTGGGGTCGCACAAGTGGGACGTGGACGGGCACGAGTACATCGACTACTGGATGGGCCACGGGGCGCTGTTCCTCGGGCATTGCCACCCGGCGGTGGTGAAGGCCATCCAGGATCAGGCCGCGCGCGGCACTCACCTCGGAGCCAGTCACGAGCTCGAGGTGCGCTGGGCCGAGCTGATCGGCAAGCTGATTCCCTCCGCCGAGATGGTGCGCTTCGCGATGTCCGGCACCGAGGCCACGCATCTGGCCCTCCGGATCGCGCGCGCCTTCACCGGGCGAAACAAGGTCGTGAAGTTCCAGGGCCACTTCCACGGCTGGCACGACGGGGTGGTCGCGGCGGTGAATCCGCCGTACGAAGTGCCCATGTCGGCCGGCGTGCCCACCTCGGTGCTCGATCAGCTCCTGGTGTGCCCGCCCAACGACATCAAGGCAGTCGAGACCATGCTGGAGCGCGGTGACGTGGCCGCGGTGATCCTGGAGCCGGCGGGCGGCCAGTCCGGCACCACGCCGACGATCCCGGGCTACCTTCAGGAGCTGCGCAGCCTCACCACGCGGCACAACGTGGTGTTGATCTTCGACGAGGTCATCACCGGGTTCCGCTATTCGCCCGGCGGGGCCCAGGCCTATTTCGGGGTCACGCCCGACATGACCACCCTGGCCAAGATCGTGGCCGGCGGCCTGCCCGGCGCCGCGGTGGTCGGCAAGAAGGAATTGCTGTCGATGATGGCCCACCGCGGTGATCCCGTCTTCGACCGCAGCCAGCGCGTGGCCCAGAACGGCACGTTCAACTCGAACCCGGTCTCGGCCGCCGCGGCCATCGCCACCCTCGAGCTGGTCAGCGACGGATCGCTCCACGCGCGCGCCAACAAGGCGGGCGACGAGCTGCGCTCGGGCCTGTCCGACGCGATGAAGCGCACGGGCGTCCCCGGCACCTGCTTCGGCGAGGCGTCGATCTTCCACGTCTCGTTCGAGGGCAAGCCCGGGCTGGCCGGCTTCGACCGACCGCGCCGAGGCGATCTCTATCACTTGCTGCGCTGCGCACTGCTGAACAACGGGGTGGACTGCGCCAGCCACCACGGCTGGATCTCCGCGGTGCACAGCGACGCCGACATCGAGCGCAGCATCGCCGCCCACGAGAAGGCCTTCCGCGAGATGGCCGCCGACGGCGTCTTCAAAGGCATGTAGATCGGTGGACGAGACGCAGCGCCGGGCCAAGCTCCAGGAGCTCCACGACCTCGCCCAGGGCTCGGAGGAGTTCGACGGCGGCGTCACCTGGGAGCCCGAGAGCGAGGCGCTCGTGGTGGGCAACTGGGCCTTCTTCGCCATCGACGAGATCGGCGACCTCGCCCTGTCCTTCCATCTCGACTCGCACCCGGTGGCCGTCGCCCGTCTGACCCGCTTCCTCGTCCAGCACGACGTGCCCTTCGTCCTCCACGAGGCCTTCACCGTCGACGACGACGATCGCATCGTCTTCGAATCGGACACCGGCGCCGAGTTCGAGGACGGCAAGCCCTAGCTCCGGATCGGGCAAGACGAGGGCCCGTGTCCGTGGACGGGGTCTCCTCGTTCTGCTATCCTCGGAAACTCGTGGTGGGCTGGTAGCTCAGTTGGTAGAGCACAGGACTGAAAATCCTGGTGTCGGCGGTTCAATCCCGTCCCAGCCCACCATTTGTTTCCTGCATTGCGGGAGACTTGCACGCTGAATAGTTTCTCGCAGCCACTCCATTGGAGGCGGATTTAGCTACTAGCCCTCCTGCGAGCGGTGTTGCTCGGCTTTTGATTACTGACCAAGCCGGAAGAGTGGGAAGCGAAGCGACATTTCGACGTTCCCGCCCAACTGGACGACGCGGCGACTGAGGCTTCGCCAGCTGCCGCATGCTTCGCGGGCTCAAAAAGCGGGGTGGCTTAGCGTAGACTGGTGCGCCCGTCGTCGCCCCCCAACCGGCAGCTCGAGTACTCCGACGCCACGATCGAGCACCTCGCCGTCCAGGATCCGCCGCGTGCCCCGCCTGCGCTCGGTGCCCTGCGTCGGCCCTGCCCTGTCACGTGAGTACAGCTCGGGCGAGGTCCAGCGGCGCGGCCACTTGCTCACTCGCTGGCTGCTGATTCAGGCCGTCTGACGAAACGGCCCCGCTAACCGCCTGAATCCTGCTCTGGCCGACGGAACGAACAGAGGGTCAGCTGCTCAGCTTCTGTCCCAGATCTGCGATGCCGTCCCCGAGGCCCTTGAAGAACTTCCCGACCTCGTCGGTGCTCACCTTGCCGGCCTTCTTGAGACCGTCGACGGAGGCCTGCGTGCCCTCCTGCAACTTGTTGCCAGACCACTTGGCGGCACCCTCCACGCCGGCGCCGGCCTTCTTGAGCGCGGCGGTCGCATCCTTGCCCGATTCCTGGGTCTGCTGCGCGGTCGCGTGCCAGGCTTTGGCGAGCGAGTGGTCGACCTGGGCGAAGGTCTTCTTCAGCTGGTCGCCAGACTTCACGGTGCCCTTCTTGACATCTCCGCTCAGCTTGCTCAGCTGGTCAGCGGCCTTCATCACACCTTGCTTGGAGTCCTTGGAGACCTTGTCTGCCTCCTTGCGCACCCAGGACGCCGCCTTCTGGATGTGCTCGGACGCCTTGTTCATGTCGCCCTTGACGAACGACTCGTGAGCACTGGCCATGCTCTTGTCGGGCTCGCTCGCGAAATCGCTGGGGGCCTGGGCGTAGACGATCGGGACGGCGGCCATCAGCGCCGCGACGAGGAATGCGCACCACACCGACGAGAATTTCGTCGTCATCTGGTTCCCTCCATTTGTCTGGGTGTCGTACCCGTCGGCTACCCAGTGAACAGCCTGCTCTGACCGATCCCCCACGGGGATCGTGCGCCGTGGAGGTCGCGTCGTCAAGAGTTTGGAGTAACGGCCACTAGGCACGTCGCTTGCGCACTCCCAGATGGCATAGACGCCCCGGGGCCGCGCTCGCGATGGTCTTCCTGGGCGCCTCGCTCACTGCCTGCACCAGCATGGGACTCACGATCATGGCGCGTCTCGGGCTCGACGGAGATCGAACAGGACCTGCCGGAGGAAGAGGGTATACAGCCTCACCTCAGTCCCGTCGAAGGCCTGTGCCACGTCGAAGACGTTGCCGATGTTGTTGGAGAGGATCGCGACCGGAAGCCCAGTTGCCGGACACGCCGAAGCTGAGCACTGGAAGGCCGGCGAGCGTCGACGGCGTGACACCCAGCGCGGTGAGGCTGGTTCTCGTGCCGAACCAGTCTCCGGTCATGCCGGGTCCTTGGAGCCACCTATCGACCCAGGACGAAGACTCGCCGTCGGCGACCGGCTCCGCGTGGACTGCGCTCCAGAACACCGGTGCGGTCAGCAGACCCAGGATCCAGACCGGCAGCACGTGAACACGGTGAGGCAACATTTCGAAAAAGACGAGCACACGAGAAGCGTGAGCACGGGAGGCCAGCGGGACTCGGGAGAGGTCTCGGCTGGCCCGTTCATGGACATCGTCCCGCTCACTTGAGGCTATCTCGCACTTCCACCAGCGCGTGATCCATGGAGTCGAATCCGACAAAGCCAAGGCGCGGGAACTCGAGCTCGAGGATGACGAACACGGTGCCGGCCATGATCACCGCGAATCCGAGCATGTGCGTCCAGCTGCGCCTCTTCCCGGTGGCCGTGCTGTAGCCTGCAAGCAGCGAACCGGTCAGCGGCAGGATCGCGAGCATGATGAAGATGATGGTTGGCGGATGCATTCGGGTGGCCATGGTGCGGGTCGTGGCGATGTTGAACATCTCGTTGAGCGGCGGCAGGAGCAACATGATGGCGTGCTGACCGTCCTCCGTGCGCAGTGCCGCCACGGCTTGTGCCCAGATGTCCCCTTGCAGCGCCGTGGCCCGGTGCAACTCCACCACGGCCGCCTCGACGTCGGGGAGCTTCCGGTACACGGCCAGCCGCTCATCCACATACCGACGGAAGCTCTCGCGCAGGGCCGGTTGTGCAGTTTCCGGCAGCATGTCGATGCGCCGCCATGCAGTGGCGATAGCGTTGGCCTCCTGAACGATCAACTGCCGCCGCGTATCGAGTCTGGACGCCGCCCCGGAGAAGGTGAACGCCACGACGAGCCCCATCAACCCGAAGACGGCGCTTTCGAGGACTCCGAATCCGGCCGGCCCCCCCTCCTGGTGCCTCGCTAGCCATCGGGCCCCCAGCCTCCGTCCGATCTCCAGAAACAGGAGCATCGACGCCAAGAGGCCCAGGGCGGACAGGCTGGCCAAGAATGTCTCACGCATCGCTACGGCCTCGCTCCGTCCCAGTCGCGGACTATGGCTCGAAGGTGAACGGCCGGCGCCCTGTCATCAGAGGAATGCCTCGGGCTTGCCGGCCTTGTCGTCGTTCAAGAGGAGCCTGGGCTCCCTTGATCAGAAACGGCCGGCCCTTGCCGTCAGAGGACAGCCGAGCTCAACACCCTCGCGCCCTCCGGCGGCGGTCGCCCCCTCGTGGGCTTCATTCCCGTGACGTAATCTGCCAGCCTCGGACGCCGGTCGCCTCAGGAGGCTCCTGCCACAGCGATCGGCGCTCATCGCCTCAACAACGGCGAGTCCCGTCCTCTGGACAAGAGCCACATCCGGAAGCCGCAGTGCGAGCCCGCCGCGCTCCGTTGCGCGGATCCGGCTCGGTGTCATGATCGCCTCCTTGTCGCCCCGCGAGGTTCAGTTGTGGCGGCCTCGGGTGTTCGCTACAGAACGCATTGCCGGATATCCTCGGCCCCCACGGCGAGCGTTCAATAGGACCTTGGTCCTATGTACTCGCTGGCGGCAACGGGCTGACTTGCTACATGGCCGCTACATTGGAGTGCCGGTCCCGAGACACGGCAAAGGCCCGGAACTTCACAGCCACTCCTGGGCTCGGCAAGAGCACCGCGGCCAACCCAATGTCCACCAGGCACGAAGCCACGCTACCGCACGCCGCCGTGCCACCGCGGATTGCACGTGGCGACG from Candidatus Methylomirabilota bacterium encodes the following:
- a CDS encoding aminotransferase class III-fold pyridoxal phosphate-dependent enzyme; translation: MSAAQSVIETYKAMHPRSSALYERARAIIPGGVTHDGRHMKPFPVYVDRALGSHKWDVDGHEYIDYWMGHGALFLGHCHPAVVKAIQDQAARGTHLGASHELEVRWAELIGKLIPSAEMVRFAMSGTEATHLALRIARAFTGRNKVVKFQGHFHGWHDGVVAAVNPPYEVPMSAGVPTSVLDQLLVCPPNDIKAVETMLERGDVAAVILEPAGGQSGTTPTIPGYLQELRSLTTRHNVVLIFDEVITGFRYSPGGAQAYFGVTPDMTTLAKIVAGGLPGAAVVGKKELLSMMAHRGDPVFDRSQRVAQNGTFNSNPVSAAAAIATLELVSDGSLHARANKAGDELRSGLSDAMKRTGVPGTCFGEASIFHVSFEGKPGLAGFDRPRRGDLYHLLRCALLNNGVDCASHHGWISAVHSDADIERSIAAHEKAFREMAADGVFKGM
- a CDS encoding AIR synthase family protein, translated to MIVGPRLGEDAAVLDMGDRYLVATTDPITFATDEAGWYALHVNANDLAVRGACPLWFLATVLLPEGAATEAAVERLFADIGEACAELGVSLIGGHTEVTAGLPRPIVSGCMLGEVAKDRLVTTGGARPGDTLLLTKGVPLEGTAIIARERAAEAERRGVAADVVKRARDLLRRPGISVVPEARAACAAARVHAMHDPTEGGVATACWELAQAADVGVRVDRERIPVLREGRALCEAFGLDPLGTIASGSLLLAVAASDAERVAEACRSVGVDCTAIGRVTEASQGVSLTSGGHPRPMPTFPQDEITRLFAES
- the ggt gene encoding gamma-glutamyltransferase; the protein is MPQIGYAHRQAPMGRRGMVASCHPLASLAGVEVLKSGGNVVDAAIATNAVLAVTQPNFCGVGGDIFCLYHEAATRRVHYLSGAGCSGSRASLDELNRRGLKAVPNIGPGSVSVPGATRGWRMLLDRFGTRPLASLLEPAIHYAGEGFPLSDVVAQAIREKAPMVDDPEWHRVIALDGRFPKTGDCYRQPDLARTLTELGQEPELFYKGRVARSIAQRMQAEGFLTADDLATHEGAWGEPISSTYRGYTIYETPPPTQGLAALLTLNLLEAFDLGRYEFHSPEHLHLLIEMTKLAYADRDRWVADPLHERVPVETLIGKAYAERRRLAFDPGKAQWHKWGEIDGDTTGFVVADGQGNVMSVIQSLYKSFGSAVVAPGTGVVLQNRGAYFNTDPGHPNCFGPGKRPFHTLIACMVTRGDQPVLGYSNMGGDGQAMFHTQSLTNALDFGMEIQEAIERPRFVAGPIDPGDVVDQVRIESRVPEAVRDALTRKGHQITPVSDWFMRMGHAHGITLDHGTLRGGADPRGDGAAIGF
- a CDS encoding DUF4239 domain-containing protein; the encoded protein is MAFTFSGAASRLDTRRQLIVQEANAIATAWRRIDMLPETAQPALRESFRRYVDERLAVYRKLPDVEAAVVELHRATALQGDIWAQAVAALRTEDGQHAIMLLLPPLNEMFNIATTRTMATRMHPPTIIFIMLAILPLTGSLLAGYSTATGKRRSWTHMLGFAVIMAGTVFVILELEFPRLGFVGFDSMDHALVEVRDSLK
- a CDS encoding DUF4392 domain-containing protein → MALDPGGRGIAAFFVRGGATAAAQALRKSRRVLLTTGFAVGPGLPETDGPPGTACLGRALRTLGAQVGYITDAVAVPPLQAALKVLGEPATVETFHVPHRQGPGAAREIARRLLAEQKPTHLVAIERPGRARDGHYRSARGRSLTEWNGPLDELFLAAPRRVVTIGVGDGGNEVGMGAVRSRVARAGGVFPQIASVVPVKHLVVAGVSNWGAYGIVAELARLAGRPLLHTGEEEQAMVQACVDAGAVDGLTLRPEPTVDGLPLPAHVGMLELLRVLESPRHTGGPSK